The Pirellulales bacterium genome includes a window with the following:
- a CDS encoding ThuA domain-containing protein produces the protein MSKFLLTLAALLLFSNSAAWPARAAQNEPLKVVMFVGGGYHDYKQMPRVLAKKIEELANVKIDVKPVATAEEMADIFKNPKFANGYDAVIYDICFGEKWKDGDYDGALEAAEAGKPAVFIHCSAHTYRPPRDPKAPDLKQREAIADAKWHALVGMDTRVHDPYRSFSTEKAAGERDQPILKNFPDDWKTAGDELYNTVKLMATAEPLLTAKSPSSGKTHIVAWVNHYGKARVFGTTLGHDMKTGADPDYQRLLAFGLLWACDKLGTDGHPLPGCGGLAQADDHRTIATAPEKAVPRVDVSAAALVLPGKGLAEHDFFYAGESKQRKMFIVKKGQIVWTYDDPDGKGEISDAVLLSNGDVVLAHQFAVKKISPEKKVLWNYDAPQGCEIHTAQPIGRDHVVFLQNGNPALVKVVNINTKETVKEFPIPVKNAKSVHGQFRHARLTAAGTLMVGHMDLGKVSEYDATGKELWSIPAEGVWGVTPLKNGNVLLVDRSGVREVSRKNETVWKVSRADLAEYKPLSLQLAWRLSNGNTLINNWVNQWNGPVDKTAAPIQALVLTPDKKVVWALRSWSDPDLGPATTLQILDEHDVPEDVIFGDLK, from the coding sequence ATGAGTAAGTTCCTTCTGACTCTCGCGGCTCTCCTGCTGTTTTCCAATTCGGCCGCATGGCCAGCTCGCGCGGCGCAGAATGAGCCGCTGAAGGTCGTCATGTTCGTCGGCGGCGGCTACCACGACTACAAGCAGATGCCGCGGGTGTTGGCGAAAAAAATCGAGGAACTGGCCAACGTCAAAATCGACGTCAAACCGGTCGCCACGGCCGAGGAAATGGCCGATATCTTCAAAAACCCAAAATTCGCTAATGGCTACGACGCGGTAATCTACGACATCTGCTTCGGCGAGAAGTGGAAGGACGGCGACTACGACGGTGCGCTCGAGGCGGCCGAGGCGGGCAAGCCGGCCGTGTTCATTCACTGTTCGGCACACACCTACCGGCCTCCCCGCGACCCAAAAGCGCCGGACCTGAAGCAGCGCGAGGCGATCGCTGACGCCAAGTGGCACGCGCTGGTTGGCATGGACACTCGGGTCCACGATCCATACAGGTCGTTCTCCACCGAAAAGGCGGCCGGCGAAAGGGATCAGCCGATCCTCAAGAATTTCCCCGATGACTGGAAGACGGCTGGCGACGAGCTGTACAACACGGTGAAGTTGATGGCCACCGCCGAGCCGCTGCTGACCGCCAAGAGCCCGTCCAGCGGCAAGACGCACATCGTCGCCTGGGTCAACCACTACGGCAAGGCGCGCGTCTTCGGCACCACACTCGGCCACGATATGAAAACCGGGGCCGACCCGGATTACCAACGGCTGCTTGCCTTCGGACTGCTCTGGGCTTGCGATAAGCTTGGAACAGACGGGCATCCATTGCCAGGTTGCGGCGGACTCGCGCAGGCCGACGACCATCGCACCATCGCTACCGCGCCGGAAAAGGCCGTGCCCCGCGTGGACGTGTCAGCCGCCGCGCTCGTCTTGCCCGGAAAGGGATTGGCCGAGCACGACTTCTTTTACGCGGGCGAATCGAAACAACGCAAGATGTTCATCGTGAAGAAGGGTCAGATCGTCTGGACCTACGACGATCCCGATGGCAAGGGCGAAATCAGCGACGCCGTTCTGCTTTCAAACGGCGATGTGGTTCTCGCTCACCAATTCGCGGTGAAGAAGATCTCTCCGGAGAAGAAAGTGCTTTGGAACTACGATGCTCCGCAGGGGTGCGAGATCCACACGGCCCAGCCCATTGGCAGGGATCACGTCGTCTTTCTTCAAAATGGCAACCCGGCCCTGGTCAAAGTGGTCAACATCAACACGAAGGAGACCGTAAAGGAATTCCCGATTCCCGTGAAGAATGCAAAGAGCGTCCATGGCCAGTTCCGTCACGCCCGGCTCACGGCTGCGGGCACGCTCATGGTTGGGCACATGGACCTCGGCAAGGTCTCCGAATATGACGCGACGGGGAAGGAATTGTGGTCCATTCCAGCCGAAGGTGTTTGGGGAGTGACGCCTCTGAAAAACGGAAACGTCTTGCTCGTCGATCGCTCCGGCGTTCGCGAAGTGAGCAGGAAGAACGAGACGGTGTGGAAAGTCTCGCGCGCGGACCTGGCGGAATACAAGCCGCTGAGCCTGCAGCTCGCGTGGCGGCTGTCAAACGGAAACACGCTCATCAACAACTGGGTTAACCAATGGAACGGTCCGGTTGATAAAACCGCCGCGCCCATACAGGCGCTCGTACTGACTCCCGATAAGAAGGTCGTATGGGCATTGCGTTCCTGGTCCGATCCCGATCTCGGTCCCGCCACCACGCTACAAATCCTCGATGAACACGACGTTCCCGAAGACGTGATCTTCGGAGATCTCAAATAG